A stretch of the Aegilops tauschii subsp. strangulata cultivar AL8/78 chromosome 4, Aet v6.0, whole genome shotgun sequence genome encodes the following:
- the LOC109772995 gene encoding G-type lectin S-receptor-like serine/threonine-protein kinase At1g34300 produces the protein MALLRLLLLLAFAGAQAQQMPSFPAANDATPWLPTEASRILVSPSRGMAAGFVPSDSSAGKYRFAVWVANVSSRADGKTIIWYAHNTSNGVVVEADGSSTLVVNAAGVLTWAGASTIWTLPNGANATAPRLTLNDTGSLAFGSWSSFGDPTDTLMPGQDIPQGNNNSADVTTLRSASGRYRLVNSMALKYFSGADTSGSIYANMSGGGTLLNLTTEGELKLSAGNPPTLIASDKGARDRLRRLTLDDDGNLRLYSLLPTRREWRVVWELVQELCTIQGTCRGNNTICVPKGADGVTCVCPPGFRNRTGAGDGCEAKKSVARAGGKFVRLDFVSFSSGAPKSSSDPGPYMAKQPPSNLQVCEQKCRDDPSCPAFGYKFGGDRTCLLYKTRLVDGYWSPGTEMSTFVRVAEAENDTNPFTGMTSMIDTVCPVQLALPVPPKQKAKTIRNIAIITALFAVELLAGVLSFWAFLRKYSQYREMARTLGLEYLPAGGPRRFSYAELKTATKDFTDVVGRGAYGTVFRGELPDRRAVAVKQLHGVGGGEAEFWAEVTIIARMHHLNLVRMWGFCADKDQRMLVYEYVPNGSLDKYLFSSSSSAAPSGGDAQGDGEESSQGEGQGRQPVMLDLHTRYRIALGVARAIAYLHEECLEWVLHCDIKPENILLEDDFCPKVSDFGLSKLTSKKEKVTMSRIRGTRGYMAPEWVIHREPITAKADVYSFGMVLLEIVSGRRNYGFRQESVGSEDWYFPKWAYEKVYVERRIEDIMDPRILLAVDDDADSVATVERMVKTAMWCLQDRADMRPSMGKVAKMLEGTVEITDPVKPTIFCVQDD, from the coding sequence ATggccctcctccgcctcctcctcctcctggcgtTCGCCGGCGCCCAGGCTCAGCAGATGCCCTCCTTCCCCGCCGCCAACGACGCCACGCCCTGGCTCCCGACGGAGGCCAGCCGCATCCTCGTCTCGCCAAGTCGCGGCATGgccgccggcttcgtgccgtcgGACTCGTCCGCCGGCAAGTACCGCTTCGCCGTCTGGGTCGCCAACGTCTCCTCCCGCGCAGACGGCAAGACCATCATATGGTACGCGCACAACACTTCCAACGGCGTCGTCGTCGAGGCCGACGGCAGCTCCACCCTCGTCGTCAACGCCGCCGGCGTGCTCACCTGGGCCGGGGCCAGCACCATCTGGACCCTGCCCAACGGCGCCAACGCCACGGCTCCTCGGCTGACGCTCAACGACACGGGGAGCCTCGCCTTCGGCTCCTGGTCTAGCTTCGGCGACCCCACGGACACGCTCATGCCGGGGCAGGACATAccccaggggaacaacaacagcGCCGACGTCACCACGCTGCGGTCCGCCAGCGGGCGCTACCGGCTCGTCAACTCCATGGCGCTCAAGTACTTCTCCGGCGCGGACACGTCGGGCTCCATCTACGCCAACATGAGCGGCGGCGGCACGCTGCTCAACCTCACCACCGAGGGCGAGCTGAAGCTCAGCGCCGGGAACCCGCCGACGCTCATCGCCTCCGACAAGGGCGCCAGGGACCGGCTGCGGCGCCTCACGCTCGACGACGACGGCAACCTGCGCCTCTACAGCCTGCTCCCCACGAGACGCGAGTGGCGCGTCGTGTGGGAGCTCGTGCAGGAGCTCTGCACCATCCAGGGCACCTGCCGGGGCAACAACACCATCTGCGTCCCCAAGGGCGCCGACGGCGTCACCTGCGTCTGCCCGCCCGGCTTCCGCAACAGGACCGGTGCAGGGGACGGCTGCGAGGCCAAGAAGAGCGTGGCGCGCGCCGGCGGCAAGTTCGTCCGGCTGGACTTCGTGTCCTTCTCCAGCGGCGCGCCCAAATCTTCCTCCGATCCTGGCCCGTACATGGCCAAGCAGCCGCCCAGTAACCTGCAGGTGTGCGAGCAAAAGTGCCGGGACGACCCCAGCTGCCCGGCGTTCGGCTACAAGTTCGGCGGCGACCGGACGTGCCTGCTGTACAAGACGCGGCTGGTGGACGGGTACTGGTCGCCGGGGACGGAGATGTCCACCTTCGTGCGGGTGGCGGAGGCGGAGAACGACACGAACCCGTTCACGGGGATGACGAGCATGATCGACACGGTGTGCCCGGTGCAGCTGGCGCTGCCGGTGCCGCCGAAGCAGAAGGCGAAGACGATCCGCAACATCGCCATCATCACGGCGCTGTTCGCAGTGGAGCTGCTGGCGGGGGTGCTGTCCTTCTGGGCGTTCCTGCGCAAGTACTCGCAGTACCGGGAGATGGCGCGCACGCTGGGGCTGGAGTACCTCCCCGCCGGCGGGCCCCGGCGGTTCTCGTACGCGGAGCTCAAGACGGCGACCAAGGACTTCACGGACGTGGTGGGGCGCGGCGCGTACGGCACGGTGTTCCGCGGCGAGCTCCCCGACCGGCGCGCGGTGGCGGTGAAGCAGCTgcacggcgtgggcggcggcgaggcggaaTTCTGGGCGGAGGTGACCATCATCGCGCGGATGCACCACCTCAACCTGGTGCGCATGTGGGGGTTCTGCGCCGACAAGGACCAGCGCATGCTGGTGTACGAGTACGTGCCCAACGGCTCGCTGGACAAGTACCTCTTCTCGAGCTCCTCGTCGGCGGCGCCCTCCGGCGGCGACGCTCAAGGCGACGGCGAGGAGAGCTCGCAGGGTGAGGGCCAGGGGCGGCAGCCGGTGATGCTGGACCTGCACACCCGGTACCGGATCGCGCTGGGCGTGGCGCGGGCGATCGCGTACCTGCACGAGGAGTGCCTGGAGTGGGTGCTGCACTGCGACATCAAGCCGGAGAACATCCTGCTGGAGGACGACTTCTGCCCCAAGGTGTCGGACTTCGGGCTGTCCAAGCTGACGAGCAAGAAGGAGAAGGTGACCATGTCGCGGATCCGGGGCACGCGCGGCTACATGGCGCCCGAGTGGGTGATCCACCGGGAGCCCATCACGGCCAAGGCGGACGTGTACAGCTTCGGCATGGTGCTGCTGGAGATCGTGTCCGGGCGGCGCAACTACGGCTTCCGGCAGGAGTCGGTGGGCAGCGAGGACTGGTACTTCCCCAAGTGGGCGTACGAGAAGGTGTACGTGGAGCGGCGCATCGAGGACATCATGGACCCCCGCATCCTCCTCGCCGTCGACGACGACGCCGACAGCGTCGCCACCGTCGAGCGCATGGTCAAGACGGCCATGTGGTGCCTCCAGGACCGCGCCGACATGCGCCCCTCCATGGGCAAGGTCGCCAAGATGCTCGAGGGCACTGTCGAGATCACCGACCCCGTCAAGCCAACCATCTTCTGCGTCCAGGACGACTAA
- the LOC109772997 gene encoding thioredoxin-like protein AAED1, chloroplastic: MAASLPRLSLPPTAALPAVASSRYRPDLAPVPNRRRLGLRLHRSPVAPAAAASSPSGPYSSPEPGSGIGGVAIFSAATGEPVLIRDLWDQNEGMAVVALLRHFGCPCCWELALTLKDAKERFDSAGVKLIAVGVGTPDKARILAERLPFPLDYLYADPERKAYDLLGLYFGVGRTFFNPASVKVFSRFDSLKEATKNYTIEATPDDRPSVLQQGGMFVFKGKELLYARKDEGTGDHAPLDDVLNICCKVPVA; encoded by the exons atggccgcctcgctacCACGCCTCTCCCTCCCGCCGACGGCCGCTCTCCCTGCCGTCGCCTCCTCTCGCTACCGCCCCgacctcgcccccgtccccaaccgccgccgcctcggcctcCGTCTCCACCGCTCGCCGGTGGCACCTGCGGCTGCCGCGAGCTCGCCGTCCGGTCCGTATTCTTCACCGGAACCAGGGTCGGGCATCGGTGGCGTCGCCATCTTCTCCGCGGCCACCGGCGAGCCCGTCCTGATCAGGGATCTGTGGGACCAGAACGAG GGAATGGCTGTCGTGGCGTTGCTAAGGCATTTCGGATGTCCTTGCTG CTGGGAGTTGGCCTTGACGCTGAAGGACGCGAAAGAAAGATTTGATTCTGCTGGCGTCAAACTAATTGCTGTTGGTGTTGGCACTCCTGATAAAGCCCGTATTCTTGCTGAGCGT TTGCCCTTTCCATTGGATTACCTCTACGCTGATCCTGAGCGCAAG GCTTATGATCTCTTGGGCCTATATTTTGGTGTTGGTCGCACATTCTTCAACCCAGCCAGt GTGAAAGTATTTTCTCGGTTTGATTCCCTCAAGGAGGCGACAAAGAACTATACAATCGAAGCCACCCCAGATGACAGGCCAAGTGTCCTGCAACAG GGTGGAATGTTCGTGTTCAAAGGGAAAGAACTGTTATATGCAAGGAAGGATGAGGGCACAGGTGATCATGCACCATTAGATGATGTCCTGAACATCTGCTGTAAAGTTCCAGTAGCCTGA